From a single Sparus aurata chromosome 13, fSpaAur1.1, whole genome shotgun sequence genomic region:
- the rhogb gene encoding ras homolog family member Gb, translating to MQSIKCVVVGDGAVGKTCLLISYTTGAFPKEYIPTVFDNYSSQVTVDGRTISLNLWDTAGQEEYDRLRTLSYPQTNVFIICFSISSPASYENVKHKWHPEVLHHCPGVPILLVGTKSDLRNDPEIQRKLKEQNQTPVTRQQGDSLARQIHAARYLECSALNQEGIKDVFADAVRSYLNPTPTVTKKPCVLL from the exons atGCAGAGTATAAAGTGTGTGGTTGTGGGTGACGGTGCTGTGGGGAAGACCTGCCTGCTCATCTCCTACACCACCGGAGCGTTTCCCAAAGAGTACATCCCCACGGTGTTCGACAACTACAGCAgccag gtgacGGTGGACGGCAGGACCATCAGTCTGAACCTGTGGGACACGGCGGGTCAGGAGGAGTACGACCGGCTGAGGACGCTGTCGTACCCGCAGACCAACGTCTTCATCATCTGCTTCTCCATCTCGAGCCCCGCCTCCTACGAGAACGTCAAACACAAGTGGCAcccagag GTGTTGCACCATTGTCCCGGCGTTCCCATCCTCCTGGTCGGCACGAAGAGTGACCTCCGGAACGACCCGGAgatccagaggaagctgaaggAGCAGAACCAGACGCCCGTCACCCGGCAGCAGGGCGACAGCCTCGCCCGCCAGATCCACGCCGCCCGCTACCTGGAGTGTTCTGCCCTCAACCAGGAGGGCATCAAGGACGTGTTCGCAGACGCCGTGAGGTCATACCTCAACCCGACGCCAACCGTCACCAAGAAACCGTGCGTCCTGCTGTAG
- the pgap2 gene encoding acyltransferase PGAP2 translates to MLQGPYGSLDRDRPLIRLPFTSFAVGTVLLPLTGLIACLFISLVYHFEDATFTHCHVSNYLPSISAAISRVPERYIWRCCIGLHSAPRYLVAIAYFNFYWGRFTNRLPELVLSGLALLCSLAENTGLLLLTYVSSTETYNLHKNGFIVFIASSLLHMLITCRLWQVIRRHYVNPEEMTSYRWKVRLFLFNVSCCLAAAYFFRRHNKYCEAGVYTLFAFFEYLVVFSNMAFHMTAFWDFGSKEVMVATPPEDKRY, encoded by the exons ATGCTCCAGGGGCCGTACGGCAGCCTGGACCGGGACCGGCCCCTCATCCGGCTCCCTTTCACCAGCTTCGCTGTGGGGACGGTTCTGCTCCCTCTGACGGGCCTCATCGCCTGCCTCTTCATCTCACTCGTGTACCACTTCGAGGACGCAACATTCACACACTGTCAT GTCTCAAACTACCTCCCGTCCATCAGCGCCGCCATCAGCCGCGTGCCGGAGCGTTACATCTGGCGCTGCTGCATTGGCTTACACTCCGCGCCGCGCTACCTGGTGGCCATCGCCTACTTTAACTTCTACTGGGGCCGCTTCACCAACAGGCTGCCGGAGCTGGTGCTGAGCGGTCTGgctctcctctgcagcctcGCTGAAAACAccggcctgctgctgctcacatacGTGTCGTCCACCGAAACCTACA ATCTTCATAAGAACGGTTTCATCGTGTTCATAGCGAGCTCGCTGCTGCACATGCTCATTACCTGCAGGCTGTGGCAGGTGATCAGGAGACACTACGTGAACCCagag GAAATGACATCATATCGTTGGAAGGTGCGTCTCTTCCTGTTTAACGTCAGCTGTTGTCTGGCTGCTGCTTATTTCTTCAGACGCCACAACAAATACTGTGAGGCGGGAG TTTACACCTTGTTCGCCTTCTTCGAATACCTGGTGGTCTTCTCCAACATGGCCTTCCACATGACTGCCTTCTGGGACTTCGGGAGCAAAGAGGTGATGGTGGCGACGCCTCCTGAGGACAAACGATACTGA
- the LOC115594499 gene encoding uncharacterized protein LOC115594499 yields MNTQSNRRGFDQHVFESRHLRLNDLREEARDLRNIYLPNDFDNACPRPEFHVTHLKHDTDRDGLCGIWRDNGFKNPHGGSLVWWSLAVKPDDITSAERRLLETTYPDRTQEQVQMQQSFLEKFATSPAFSERSRLGSYRFTFPLEEVLEAYSQQFCSGAQPVMRVFKTILYKKKVMYVVLVHSPVSNELLSDRPLLTDDPNSVCSYRDGCFIWRPESMCGTHKYRLVRRPGAAWTVEEVAPRLRFCVWDQVAVALHVDRQVLNFDSYRLRQNLKYCERAERLIVAHNQIDEYPHAEQIVQILWPNYPSPLERAEEPGGTQHNDSFMEH; encoded by the exons ATGAACACACAAAGCAACAGGAGAGGGTTTGATCAACATGTGTTTGAAAGTCGACACTTGAGGCTGAATGACTTGAGAGAGGAAGCTCGAGACTTGAGGAACATATACCTCCCAAATGACTTCGACAATGCGTGTCCCCGGCCAGAGTTTCATGTGACTCATCTGAAACacgacacagacagagatggatTATGTGGAATCTGGAGGGACAACGGCTTCAAGAACCCACATGGAGGCTCTCTGGTGTGGTGGAGTCTGGCTGTGaagcctgatgacatcacatcagctgaGAGGAGGCTCCTGGAGACGACCTACCCCGACCGGACGCAGGAGCAGGTCCAGATGCAGCAGAGCTTCCTGGAGAAGTTTGCCACCTCCCCGGCCTTCTCTGAGCGCTCCAGGCTGGGCTCGTACCGCTTCACCTTCCCCttggaggaggtgctggaggcCTACAGCCAGCAG TTTTGCTCCGGCGCTCAGCCCGTCATGCGGGTCTTCAAGACCATCCTGTacaaaaagaaagtgatgtACGTGGTGCTGGTCCACAGTCCAGTTAGTAATGAGCTGTTGTCAGACCGTCCTCTGCTGACTGATGATCcaaactctgtctgctcctaCAGAGATGGCTGCTTCATCTGGAGGCCTGAGTCCATGTGTGGGACACACAA ATACAGGTTGGTCCGGAGACCTGGGGCAGCATGGACGGTGGAGGAGGTGGCGCCTCGTCTCAGGTTTTGTGTCTGGGATCAGGTCGCTGTCGCCCTGCATGTGGACAGACAG gTGCTGAACTTCGATTCCTACCGACTGAGACAGAACCTCAAGTACTGTGAAAGAGCAGAACGTTTAATTGTAGCTCATAACCAGATTGATGAATACCCACATGCTGAACAGATAGTTCAGATACTGTGGCCCAACTATCCCTCACCACTGGAGAGAGCTGAGGAACCAGGAGGGACTCAACATAATGACTCCTTTATGgaacattaa
- the LOC115594400 gene encoding uncharacterized protein LOC115594400 isoform X2 produces the protein MKTRRNSRGYMERYWEGRHLKLTDLKEEAKGLRNQYLLKENIPAWPRPEFHVSHLKHDTNRDGLRGIRDDSGFKRPHGDSLVWWSLAVTPDDITSAERRLLETTYPDRTEEQVQMQQSFLGKFATSPSFSELSRLGSYRFTFPLEELLEAYSQLCCSGAQPIMRVYETVLHKQEVVYVILVHSPANQELFSDRPLLTDDPNSVCSYKDGRFIWRPEAMCETHSYELVLRPDEKQMEAREVKPSRKEFYVWDHVAVALHVGRQVLKFDPA, from the exons ATGAAGACACGGAGAAACAGCAGAGGATATATGGAACGTTATTGGGAAGGTCGGCACTTGAAGCTGACAGATTTGAAAGAGGAAGCAAAGGGTTTGAGGAACCAATATCTcctcaaagaaaacattcctGCGTGGCCCCGACCAGAGTTTCATGTGTCTCATCTGAAACACGACACAAACAGAGATGGATTACGTGGCATCAGGGATGATAGCGGCTTCAAGCGCCCACATGGAGACTCTCTGGTGTGGTGGAGTCTGGCTGTGAcgcctgatgacatcacatcggCTGAGAGGAGGCTCCTGGAGACGACCTACCCCGACCGGACGGAGGAGCAGGTCCAGATGCAGCAGAGCTTCCTGGGGAAGTTTGCCACCTCCCCGTCCTTCTCCGAGCTCTCCAGGCTGGGCTCGTACCGCTTCACCTTCcccctggaggagctgctggaggcctACAGCCAGCTG TGTTGCTCCGGCGCTCAGCCCATAATGCGGGTGTACGAGACCGTCctgcacaaacaggaagtggtttaTGTTATACTGGTCCACagcccagccaatcaggagctgTTCTCAGATCGTCCTCTGCTGACTGACGACCcaaactctgtctgctcctaCAAAGATGGCCGCTTCATCTGGAGGCCTGAGGCCATGtgtgagacacacag ctATGAGTTGGTCCTGAGACCTGATGAAAAGCAGATGGAAGCGAGGGAGGTGAAGCCGTCTCGCAAAGAGTTTTATGTTTGGGATCATGTTGCTGTCGCCCTGCATGTGGGCAGACAG GTGCTGAAGTTTGATCCTGCCTGA
- the LOC115594400 gene encoding uncharacterized protein LOC115594400 isoform X1: MKTRRNSRGYMERYWEGRHLKLTDLKEEAKGLRNQYLLKENIPAWPRPEFHVSHLKHDTNRDGLRGIRDDSGFKRPHGDSLVWWSLAVTPDDITSAERRLLETTYPDRTEEQVQMQQSFLGKFATSPSFSELSRLGSYRFTFPLEELLEAYSQLVADYLKEYICCSGAQPIMRVYETVLHKQEVVYVILVHSPANQELFSDRPLLTDDPNSVCSYKDGRFIWRPEAMCETHSYELVLRPDEKQMEAREVKPSRKEFYVWDHVAVALHVGRQVLKFDPA; encoded by the exons ATGAAGACACGGAGAAACAGCAGAGGATATATGGAACGTTATTGGGAAGGTCGGCACTTGAAGCTGACAGATTTGAAAGAGGAAGCAAAGGGTTTGAGGAACCAATATCTcctcaaagaaaacattcctGCGTGGCCCCGACCAGAGTTTCATGTGTCTCATCTGAAACACGACACAAACAGAGATGGATTACGTGGCATCAGGGATGATAGCGGCTTCAAGCGCCCACATGGAGACTCTCTGGTGTGGTGGAGTCTGGCTGTGAcgcctgatgacatcacatcggCTGAGAGGAGGCTCCTGGAGACGACCTACCCCGACCGGACGGAGGAGCAGGTCCAGATGCAGCAGAGCTTCCTGGGGAAGTTTGCCACCTCCCCGTCCTTCTCCGAGCTCTCCAGGCTGGGCTCGTACCGCTTCACCTTCcccctggaggagctgctggaggcctACAGCCAGCTGGTAGCAGATTACTTAAAAGagtatatt TGTTGCTCCGGCGCTCAGCCCATAATGCGGGTGTACGAGACCGTCctgcacaaacaggaagtggtttaTGTTATACTGGTCCACagcccagccaatcaggagctgTTCTCAGATCGTCCTCTGCTGACTGACGACCcaaactctgtctgctcctaCAAAGATGGCCGCTTCATCTGGAGGCCTGAGGCCATGtgtgagacacacag ctATGAGTTGGTCCTGAGACCTGATGAAAAGCAGATGGAAGCGAGGGAGGTGAAGCCGTCTCGCAAAGAGTTTTATGTTTGGGATCATGTTGCTGTCGCCCTGCATGTGGGCAGACAG GTGCTGAAGTTTGATCCTGCCTGA